In the genome of Lathyrus oleraceus cultivar Zhongwan6 chromosome 4, CAAS_Psat_ZW6_1.0, whole genome shotgun sequence, the window AGAATGTGAACCACAGTTGCATGAAGCTATTGTAATACATATGATCCCGGACCTTGCGGCATAATCAACCGAAAGTCTCCATGTATGAAAGATGGACATTGTATAAAAAGGTATCCCAAACAATTCTTGGATGAAACACGTCAAGGCACTGACTCATATCCCGAGTATAGGAGAAGGGTTGATGAGTCTGTATCGTTAGGTAAAGATAGGTCTATCGATAATAGATGGGTGGTTCCTTATAACCCTTGGTTACTGTTAAAGTATGACTATCACATCAATGTAGATATTTGCAGTAGCATTAAAAGTATCAAGTATCTATACAAATATGTGTACAAGGGCCCTGATCGTGTGGCTATGGAGGTTCATAAAGGACCATACATGGATGAAGTTCAACAATATGTTGACGCAAGATGGATTTGTGCTCCCGAGGCATTATAGAAAATATTTCGATTCACTCTTTACCGATTATATCCTTCGGTTGAAAGATTGCATATCCACTTGTCGAACCGCCATCAAGTGCGCTTTTATGATCATCAACAAATTGTAGATGTGTTAAATAATGAACGCAACTCCAAAACAATGCTCACACAATTCTTTGCATTGAACCTACGAGATCCACAAGAAAGAAAGTATCTATATAGAGAGATTCCAAAGCATTATTGTTGGAACAAGCGGGATATGGAATGGCATCATAGACGATCAACAAGAAAAGTTATTGGGAGAATCTATACGGTATCACCTTCGGAGGGAGATAAGTTTTACTTGTGACTGTTGTTATCTCATGTCACAGGTCCAACCAGTTGGGAATATCTTCTTACAAATAATGGCATGACTTTCAGTACATTCAAAAAATCAGTCAAGGATAGGGGATTTCTAGAGACTGGTCATAGTATTCATGATTGTTTGGTTGAGGCTATGAGTCTCCGAATGCCATATGCTTTACGGAGGTTACTCGTGACGATTTTAATATTTTGTGAACCTACTGATGTTAGAGGCCTTTGGAAAGAGTTTTTTACACATATGGTAGAGGATTATCAAACAGCTAACAATGTTGTGGAATCAGACTTAACTAATATGTTGTTTAAGGACTTAAATGAACTCTTAAACCTGCACGGTAAAAAGATTGAAGATTATGATCTCCCATATTTACCCCCTAATACAATAGACAGAGGTGCAGTTCCAAGTATCATACAAGAGGAGTTAGCGGTCGATGTCCCCAATGAAGATATTGAATTTGTTGCTAAGTTAAATAATGATCAAATGATTGCATTCAACACCATTATGAATGTAATTGTTCAAAAACACAGTGGGGTATTTTTTGTTGATGGTCCAGGAGGAACAGGTAAAACATTCCTTTATAGAACATTAATGGCAAGTTCAAGAAGTAGAGGAGAAATTGTCTTAGCAACTGCATCATCTGGTATAGCTGCAACATTGTTACCCGGTGGTAGGATTGCACACTCTCGATTTAAGATACCTATTGATATTCAACCGAGTTCCATTTATGGTATTCAAAAGCAAAAGGATCTTGCAAATCTCATTAGAGTTGCTGCCACAATAATTTGGGACGAAGCATCAATGACAAATAAAAATTGTTTGGAAGCCTTAGATCGATCATTACAAGACATTTGTAGCAACAGTGCTCCATTTGGTGGAAAAGTTCTGATCATGGGGGGAGATTTTCGTCAAGTTCTTCCTGTTGTAAGAAAAGGTACTAAGGCACAAATGATTTCAGCGTGTATTATTCAGTCTCATTTATGGAATCATACCAAGATTTTGCGTTTGTGTCAAAATATGCGATCATTACATGATCAAGAGTTTGCATAATTCCTTATTCGCATTGGTGATGGTGTTGAACCTACCAAACCAGATGACATGGTGAGATTACCTTTACATATTGCAATCCCATGGGAAGGTGAACATTCCATACAAGTACTTATCCAACATAGTTTTCCTAATTTAGAATTGCATGGTTGGGATGCCCCATGTATGGTACAAAGAGCTATTTTGACACCAATAAATGATGATGTCCAGAAATTGAATGATATGATTATCGATCAGTTTCCAGGAGAAGAACATAATTTGTTATCATTTGACGAGGTTGAAGGAGATAATCATAATTTATACCAGCAAGAATTCTTAAACTCAATTGCACAAGGTAGTTTGCCACCACATATTCTAAAGATAAAAAAGGGTGCACCATTGATGTTGTTACGAAATCTAGATCCTAGATATGGATTGTGTAATGGGACCCGATTATTGTGTCGTGGTTTATTTATGAATATGTTGGATGTGGAAATCTTGACAGGAAGCAACGCAggaaaacattttttttgcccataattaaaataaaaacatctGCAAGTGATGGACTgccttttgtccttagtagaAAGCAGTTTCCTGTGTGACTAAGTTTTGTAATTACAATAAATAAATCAGAAGAACAAACCATTCCAAATGTTGGAATATATCTTCCACAACATGTTTTTAATCATGGACAGTTATATGTGGCTTTATCCAGGGGTGTTTCACAGACTACAACAAGAGTTTTGACCAGGGAAGGAAAATTGAAAGGAGAATATGGTGACTACACAAAAAATATAGTCTACAAACAAATTCTTTTATCGCACCCACGGGTATTTATTAAGTACATTGAAAAAATTGCTCACACGTTGATTCCCATTTTGGTTACACGACATATCAAGCTTATATTGTATTCTTTATATCATAGACTAGCGTTCAGATGGGCACTCCCGTGCCTGTCTGTCCGCTTTTTTTAATGCGCACAGCAGAGAAAAATAAAtgtttgcttttctttttatGAGGTTTGTATTGTACgtcatattaaaaataatattattacactttcaaaatggtaaacaaagatattcaaaattatattGAAGCATGCAAAGTACTATTGGTAATGTGTAATCAATGACGTTCTTTAAAAGGAATGTCGAACATGAAATCTTTATTCGaagtattttctttttcattGCAATTATTTTCCATAGTAAACAAAAAATGTAAGACTCTcaaattagaattttttttagagaaaaagatagtaaaattaatagtaagtaGTGTAATATAGCTTTTTTTTACCTTATAAAGATTCAAATCAATTCTTCATACACCCTTTTATTAATGCGctcttgagatttaaaaaacCTACAAATACATGAAGAAATATCATATCATCAAAGAATACATTCAAAATATATCTCAGCTAAGCAATATGGGATCAAGAAAATCTAATTTGAGCTCGTGGCCATTTTCAAGTCTCCTTATTGCGCTACACCGAGTTTTTGTTTTTACTCTCGTGCCCCTATGTCCGCTTTTTTTATTGCGCTTACGTGTGTATATCTTTTATGATATTTTTCACATATGTAATGTTAAAAAGAGTATTACTTTGACACatttcataaaaataaaattaagatgATATATATTCACTTTCAACATGTTTTAGTAAATTATGACTTAAATTTGAGAAATCAACTTAAAAAAAGGCGGAacacctctctctctctcacacacacatatttaaataataatttacTGTAACATATTGAAAGTGAATATTTATCATCTtaattatatataaataaataaatattccTATCTTTTCCAACCAATTTTATCTTTTGTATTATTAAATTTCTCCCTATTTTCATTTGAgtatctatttttattttctaattttttttctAAATATATTATTTTCCTTTCATTTCACACTATTGACCAACATTATAAAGAACAACAGCAAAAATGCTGCAAATATAATTGGTATTTAATTCACTTGCAATAGAGTGTCGGATGCTACTGTGGCCAATAAATCTATGAAACatgataaaaaatgaaaatgtttgATAATCATGAAAATAATAAGTAGTACATAATCAACGTTATACGAAAAACACTTGATAGTCAACAAATCCATAATCTATCATCTTTTGCACCACCATATCTCGAAAATCTCATCTTATGCACCACCATATCTCGAAAATCTCATCTTATGCACCACCGTATCTCGAAAATCATGTCAAAATAAGAAATGATCAAATAAACTTCTACGCCCCACATCTTGCTTGATCATACTTGTCTCAATTGGGAAGCCTGCATTAAATTTTTAAAAGACGGTAATAAACTTCTGAATCACTAAATCCAATACTAAGAACAtgcatttttttcttctttttcgCTTTCATTCTCTCtcttaatttttaatttttaatttttaatttgtttttgATGAGTGTATTGTGTATGGTACTCATGATAATACtatttgttttaattaaattaaatgagGAAGTTGAATATTTTGATTAGTAAGAGTAATCCATGAATAATGGGTCGGTTGGAATAAATATATAATTGGAATGAAAATAGGTCACTTCAAAATATATTATCCCCATTATAGATAGTTATAGATACACTAATTAGAATTTATTAGAATTTAAAGTAAGATGTCATAGGTTCTCTGAAATACTTCAGTGTTAATTTCTAGGAACCAATTTAATAATGTAAAGGGCatattataataattaaaaatcatattataCTTATAAGTTGTTAAATTCTAAATTGTTTTAAATTGTTTTCTATTCTTTTTCTTAGTATCATATCTCTCATATTATTTATCTTAATTTATAATCTTTCTCCGCCTTTTTAGTATGCACACATGTAAAACAATTTTTTGTCCATAAATCTATTTCAATTTTTAACTAAATAGAAAAGAAAGACGGAAAATTGTATAAATCAGAGTTAAATATAGATAGAAGGATTTGTAGTAGAAAAAATATCTCAAGATAAATGTCATTAACATGACAAATAGTAATCATTAATCATCTATTATGTAATACTATATGCCGTAAAAATCAGAAATAtaataatgtaaaataaattgaatcaacAAACTTAATGAAATAATAGACTATATGTTTTAGCAAATTTAGTAATTATAGGCATGTTATATTTGTTCTTTAAAACAATTAATAGTAGAACTTAAAGAAGAAAATTGTGAACATAGATTTAGATATATCATATAATACAAATAAATAAATCATCAATGAGAATATGCAATAGTTGATCATTACACTGAATctcaaataaaaacaaaaaagaaaacaTGGGCTTATCTGTCGCTATCATTATAATGAGTTTGTTTCTTCTTGATCATCATACTAATGTTAAATTTGATCAATGTGAAAACATTGACATCTTTGTGTTAACATTGTGAGAAATTGAGAAAAATATATGTCGTACGGTCATTAATGCCACCAACGTGAAAGATCTCTCCAGTTAGTATCAATGTGTTGGGGGTTGGCAGCCATATTCTACATTTCTCTTGATAATAGCTTCCATGTTGATGTCACTGAAAATCCAAAATCTTCCCTTTTTTCCATCTCCTTCTCTTTTTATCTCAAAAAGTTATTTATAAGTTCATGTGCAATAAAACAACACATAAAGGGAAAAATCAGTTTCTCATATAACAACACAACTTTAGTATAAAACATAAAAATTAACTAATAATTCAATATATTTTAAAAACAATTACGGTCAAGTAAAATGAAATATAATAATTAGAAAGacaaaaaaaaaacttaaatgatgaaagtaaaagTTCAGTGCTAAATCACTTATCAATTATAGATAAATCATTTCTCAAATTTCTCAACTTTCCTCCTTAAAATCAACTTTAAAGCAAGTATGATGGTTTAAGTAATATGAAGAACTCAAAGGGAGATAAAAATCAAAAGGAGAGAAAATTGGGATATAGGAAAATCATTTTAGATTTTACAGAATCAGTTAAAATCCGAATACAATACAAAAAAATAAACTGAacaaattttgcaaataaatAGTAATTTTGTAGATTCAAGTGATAACTACCAAGAAGTTATATTGATACATTATTTGTAACTACTAAATGGAAGAACATGGAGGTTATATTGTTGTAAATTCAAGTGGTAACTACCAAGAAGTTATTATCACAcaattttgttttattatttattaaaaaattaaaagattaaataaggatgattttggaaaaaataaaagtCACTCCAAAATAttgtatcccctttatatataggtatagatgataattaaatataattttcttttgttttaataTACAGCCAAACTAGAACACGGTGAAATCTTTCAATTATGTAAGGAGTTGAGACGAAAGAATGTTGAAACTTGCTTCGACATAAAAATAAGTTATacttaattatttattttatgcttttatgTTAGATATAAATGGGGTGATAGTTATTCTCACTattcttatgcaataaattttaGATAACAGACTTTGAAGATAAATGGAACACATGAAAGGATGAACAAAGTATTTCATCCATCGGCAAACTCGACAATAAGGTGTATTTACCTTTTCCGTAATACGTATAAAAAATTGTTTCTTGCACTTTCATCACTCTTTCAGTAACATTTTTATCATCCTTATTGAAACAGGTCAAATGTTTGAAAATTTACTCTATCGGTTGAAGCTCCACAGTGATAACAGATAAAACACAATATTGGAAAATGGTGAAAAGAGAAATAATATCTCAAAGGATGGAGAGgtttttatttaattcatttaagaATATTTTTACTCTAGATTATTTTTGAATGCATGAATTTAACTGCTATTTGTGGTTTATGTAAATAAAACCATATATATTTACTAAGTCCATTGTTTTCCTTATTTACCAGAAATTCAGGTAATTCAGAAACAAGTTATAATTGTTGTTCTACCAAATCTAGACTAAAACAAAGTATCTCCATTCTCCAGGTATTATTTGTGTCGTAATAAACTCATATTATATTCAAACGAGTCAAGTGTTCTGAATGTATTTCTTTGATAATATGACATTTCGTCGTAtatttgtagttttttaaatctcaagagCGCATTGATAAATGAATATACGAAGAATTGATTCGAATCTTTATAAGGTAAGCAAAAACTTGATTACACtacttactattaattttactatctttttctttaaaaaaattctaatttaAGAGTCTTACATTTTTTCTTTACTACGGAAAACAATTGCagggaaaaagaaaatacttcGAATAGAGATTTCATGTTCGACATTCCTCTTAAAGAACGTCATTGATTACACAGTATCAATATTACTTTGCACACTTcgatataattttgaatatctttatttaccattttcaaaatgtaataatattatttttaatgcgACCTACAATAGAAACttcataaaaagaaaaacaaatatttatttttctcGGCTGTGCGCATTAAAAAAAGCGGACAGACGGACATGGGAGTATCCGTCTGAACGctagtaataataataataactaatTATGTCACGTCAATGGGTTGGGTTCACGGGTTTAGAAACTAAAACCCAATACCCGAACCAAATCTATACGGGTTGAGTCGGATATACCCGTAAATGAATGGGTTCGGGTAATTAGTGGGTTGGCTTGGTTTGGATAGATGATTTCGCAGGTCTACCCGCACCCATGAACACCCCTACTTAAACTATCAATATATAAGTCTCTGTTGACATAATTATAAAATATTGATGAtaacattattattattattattattattattattattattattatctacatttatttttcataattttttttatttattaattaaagTATGTAAAATAATAAAAGTGTTTTGATAAAAAGAAATAATTATTGCAGTTAAAAATTTTATGAGTGACCTTGAACAATGATTTTTTTATTTGTAAGTTTTATATTTAAGTACGAGGTACCAGACATTTTCTATAGTTACTGTAAAAAAAGAATTTATAGTCATTTAATTATGGTCGAGAGTCTATATTATTGATCTTAAGATAAACCATCCTTAATATTTCAAATTAACATTTCACATTATGTTGATAAATTCATTCTACAACTTTTCCTTTAGTGTTAGTTTAGATAATCTATAGTTTACAACACAAGCCACATGAAGACTGTGCACCAAAG includes:
- the LOC127138199 gene encoding ATP-dependent DNA helicase PIF1, with protein sequence MTFSTFKKSVKDRGFLETGHSIHDCLVEAMSLRMPYALRRLLVTILIFCEPTDVRGLWKEFFTHMVEDYQTANNVVESDLTNMLFKDLNELLNLHGKKIEDYDLPYLPPNTIDRGAVPSIIQEELAVDVPNEDIEFVAKLNNDQMIAFNTIMNVIVQKHSGVFFVDGPGGTGKTFLYRTLMASSRSRGEIVLATASSGIAATLLPGGRIAHSRFKIPIDIQPSSIYGIQKQKDLANLIRVAATIIWDEASMTNKNCLEALDRSLQDICSNSAPFGGKVLIMGGDFRQVLPVVRKGTKAQMISACIIQSHLWNHTKILRLCQNMRSLHDQEFA